In a single window of the Actinomycetota bacterium genome:
- a CDS encoding dienelactone hydrolase family protein, producing MAGEMVTFQSNGGTCGGYLADGSGPGVIVIQEWWGLVPHIREVADRFAAAGFTALAPDLYHGEAASEPDGAGKLMMALNLAQAGKDLSGAVDLLRERTGRDRIGVVGYCMGGGLALVLASQRPDAVGAVAPYYGVIPWPTAQPDWSAISAKIVGEYAEKDEFANPDAVRALEAQLRGLGKDATLHIHPGCEHAFFNDTRPEVYDAAASQVAFERTVELFRAAL from the coding sequence ATGGCTGGTGAGATGGTGACGTTCCAGAGCAACGGGGGCACGTGTGGGGGGTACCTGGCCGATGGGTCGGGCCCGGGCGTGATCGTGATCCAGGAGTGGTGGGGCCTGGTGCCCCACATCCGCGAGGTGGCCGACCGCTTCGCCGCGGCCGGCTTCACCGCGCTCGCCCCGGACCTGTACCACGGTGAGGCGGCGAGCGAGCCCGACGGGGCCGGCAAGCTGATGATGGCGCTCAACCTGGCGCAGGCGGGCAAGGACCTCTCCGGCGCGGTCGACCTGCTGCGCGAGCGCACCGGCCGTGACCGGATCGGCGTCGTCGGCTACTGCATGGGTGGGGGACTGGCGCTCGTGCTCGCCAGCCAGCGCCCCGACGCGGTCGGTGCCGTCGCCCCGTACTACGGGGTCATCCCCTGGCCGACGGCGCAGCCCGACTGGTCGGCGATCTCGGCCAAGATCGTCGGCGAGTACGCCGAGAAGGACGAGTTCGCCAACCCCGACGCGGTGCGGGCGCTCGAGGCGCAGCTGCGCGGGCTCGGCAAGGACGCCACGCTGCACATCCACCCCGGCTGCGAGCACGCGTTCTTCAACGACACCCGCCCCGAGGTGTACGACGCAGCCGCTTCGCAGGTGGCGTTCGAGCGCACGGTCGAGCTGTTCCGCGCCGCGCTGTAG
- a CDS encoding aspartate aminotransferase family protein yields the protein MTNLATRPSDAYVNDRAHVFHSWSAQDLLDPVVIAGAEGAWMWDDQGNRWLDFSSQLVNVNIGHQHPKLVAAIKEQADRLCTISPTMANDARSEAARLIVELAPAELSHVFFTNGGAEAVENAVRMARLHTGRHKVLSTYRSYHGATHGAIALTGDPRRWPSEPAIPGAVKFWGPYTYRSAFHSSSDEEECERALAHLADTLMVEGAHTVAAIILEPVVGTNGILVPPDGYLRGVRELCDRHGIMLISDEVMAGFGRCGEWFAIDRWGVTPDLITFAKGVNSGYLPLGGVIISSRIVDTFRQRAYPGGLTYSGHPLACASAVASINIFKEEGIVEHARSLGTDVIGPELRALAERHPSVGEVRGLGVFWAIELVRNRDTREPLVPFNAGGADAAPMAELVAACKALGLWPFTHFNRMHVVPPLTISADEVRQGIAIIDEVLELADARCTA from the coding sequence ATGACCAACCTCGCGACCCGTCCCTCGGACGCGTACGTGAACGACCGGGCACACGTGTTCCACTCCTGGTCGGCTCAAGATCTGCTCGACCCCGTCGTGATCGCCGGTGCCGAAGGCGCCTGGATGTGGGACGACCAGGGGAACCGCTGGCTCGACTTCTCCAGCCAGCTCGTCAACGTGAACATCGGGCACCAGCACCCCAAGCTGGTGGCGGCGATCAAGGAGCAGGCCGACCGGCTGTGCACGATCAGCCCGACGATGGCGAACGACGCCCGCAGCGAGGCCGCCCGCCTGATCGTCGAGCTCGCTCCTGCCGAGCTCAGCCATGTGTTCTTCACGAACGGCGGTGCCGAGGCGGTCGAGAACGCGGTGCGCATGGCCCGCCTGCACACCGGGCGTCACAAGGTGCTGAGCACCTACCGCAGCTACCACGGCGCCACCCACGGGGCGATCGCGCTCACCGGCGACCCGCGCCGCTGGCCGAGCGAGCCGGCGATCCCCGGCGCGGTCAAGTTCTGGGGCCCCTACACGTACCGCTCGGCGTTCCACTCGTCGTCCGACGAAGAGGAGTGCGAGCGTGCCCTCGCCCACCTCGCCGACACCTTGATGGTCGAGGGCGCGCACACGGTCGCGGCGATCATCCTCGAACCGGTGGTCGGCACGAACGGCATCCTCGTGCCGCCGGACGGCTACCTGCGCGGCGTGCGCGAGCTGTGCGACCGGCACGGCATCATGCTGATCTCCGACGAGGTGATGGCCGGGTTCGGGCGATGCGGTGAGTGGTTCGCGATCGACCGCTGGGGCGTCACCCCCGACCTGATCACGTTCGCGAAGGGCGTGAACTCGGGCTATCTGCCCCTCGGTGGTGTGATCATCTCCAGCCGCATCGTCGACACGTTCCGCCAGCGCGCCTATCCCGGTGGGCTCACGTACTCGGGTCACCCGCTGGCGTGCGCCTCGGCGGTGGCCTCGATCAACATCTTCAAGGAAGAAGGCATCGTCGAGCACGCCCGCTCGCTCGGCACCGACGTCATCGGCCCCGAGCTGCGTGCGCTGGCCGAGCGCCACCCGAGCGTCGGCGAGGTGCGCGGCCTCGGGGTGTTCTGGGCGATCGAGCTGGTCCGCAACCGCGACACCCGTGAGCCGCTGGTGCCGTTCAACGCCGGCGGTGCCGACGCGGCACCGATGGCCGAGCTGGTCGCCGCCTGCAAGGCGTTGGGCCTGTGGCCGTTCACGCACTTCAACCGGATGCACGTCGTGCCCCCGCTCACGATCTCGGCCGACGAGGTGCGCCAGGGCATCGCGATCATCGACGAGGTGCTCGAGCTCGCCGACGCCCGCTGCACGGCCTGA
- a CDS encoding superoxide dismutase family protein: MAELRDAAGQAVGKVHFRLNDGRVVGQIEVRLPADSSRFHGFHIHANNDPANGAGCVGPAFTSADGHWNPTSAGHGSHSGDMPPLVLGPGGRSRAEFDLGHLTPGEIVGLAVIVHAGADNLANIPTRYSAAGVPGPDATTLATGDAGGRHACGVIEARGR, encoded by the coding sequence GTGGCCGAGCTCCGCGATGCTGCCGGCCAAGCGGTCGGCAAGGTCCACTTCCGGCTCAACGACGGTCGCGTGGTCGGTCAGATCGAGGTTCGCCTGCCCGCGGACTCGAGCCGCTTCCACGGCTTCCACATCCACGCCAACAACGACCCGGCCAACGGTGCCGGTTGTGTCGGCCCGGCCTTCACCTCGGCCGATGGCCACTGGAACCCGACCAGCGCGGGCCACGGCAGTCACAGCGGCGACATGCCGCCGCTGGTGCTCGGTCCTGGTGGACGCAGCCGGGCCGAGTTCGACCTCGGCCACCTCACCCCCGGTGAGATCGTCGGGCTCGCGGTCATCGTCCACGCCGGCGCCGACAACCTGGCCAACATCCCGACCCGCTACAGCGCGGCCGGTGTTCCCGGCCCGGATGCGACCACACTCGCCACCGGTGACGCCGGCGGCCGGCACGCGTGCGGGGTGATCGAGGCGCGCGGCCGCTGA
- a CDS encoding cobalt transporter produces MSQIRPRTLESGRRTRWRRQALVLAWATIVWNSLEAVVAIGSGAAASSIALIGFGLNSVVEVGSAVVVVWQFSGTDNVHREERALRLIAGSFFVFAGYIVAQSVWDLATRSSPDESLVGIILAATSLVVMPVLATAKRRLGRRLASRTVVADSGQTMLCSYLSAVLLAGLLANSLLGWWWADPVAALAIAALAVREGRAAWHGEVCCDAC; encoded by the coding sequence GTGTCACAAATCCGACCGAGAACTTTGGAAAGCGGGCGCCGGACCCGCTGGCGGCGCCAGGCGCTGGTGCTGGCGTGGGCGACGATCGTGTGGAACAGCCTCGAAGCGGTCGTCGCCATCGGCAGCGGTGCGGCCGCGAGCTCGATCGCGCTGATCGGGTTCGGGCTGAACTCCGTCGTCGAGGTCGGTTCGGCGGTCGTGGTCGTCTGGCAGTTCTCCGGCACCGACAACGTCCACCGCGAGGAACGTGCCCTCAGGCTGATCGCGGGCAGCTTCTTCGTCTTCGCCGGGTACATCGTCGCCCAGTCGGTGTGGGATCTGGCCACCCGCTCGTCTCCCGACGAATCGCTCGTCGGCATCATCCTGGCGGCCACCTCGCTCGTCGTGATGCCTGTCCTCGCGACCGCCAAGCGACGCCTCGGACGTCGCCTGGCGAGCCGGACGGTGGTCGCCGACAGCGGCCAGACCATGCTCTGCAGCTACCTGTCCGCCGTGCTCCTCGCCGGGCTGCTCGCCAACAGCCTGCTCGGCTGGTGGTGGGCCGATCCCGTCGCCGCGCTCGCGATCGCCGCGCTCGCGGTCCGTGAGGGTCGCGCAGCCTGGCACGGCGAGGTGTGCTGCGACGCTTGCTGA
- a CDS encoding LLM class F420-dependent oxidoreductase encodes MQLGIHFVDFTLPGAPESIGPTLAETAEIAEEGGASTFTVMDHWFQMEMMAPATDPMLEGYTTLGFLAGRTERMRLGLLVTGVTYRHPGLLAKIVTTLDVLSGGRAQLGIGAAWYEREHRGLGVAFPPVAERFERLEETLQICLQMWSDNDGPYEGRHYQLAETICSPPPISSPRPRILVGGGGERKTLRLVARYADACNLFAASPDEVAGKLAVLDRHCEAEGREPAAIERTLLAMGNPLDDPDGFVSTMADYAQLGISTVEVIPRGDPVAFTTELMERVAPALADLGP; translated from the coding sequence ATGCAGCTCGGGATCCACTTCGTCGACTTCACCCTCCCCGGCGCCCCGGAGTCGATCGGCCCCACACTGGCCGAGACGGCGGAGATCGCCGAGGAGGGCGGCGCGTCGACCTTCACCGTCATGGACCACTGGTTCCAGATGGAGATGATGGCGCCGGCAACCGATCCGATGCTCGAGGGCTACACCACCCTCGGATTCCTCGCCGGGCGGACCGAGCGCATGCGCCTCGGCCTCCTCGTCACCGGCGTCACCTATCGCCATCCCGGGCTGCTGGCCAAGATCGTCACCACCCTCGACGTGCTCTCGGGTGGCCGCGCCCAACTGGGCATCGGTGCCGCGTGGTACGAGCGCGAGCACCGCGGCCTCGGCGTGGCGTTCCCGCCAGTCGCCGAGCGGTTCGAGCGTCTGGAGGAGACGCTGCAGATCTGCTTGCAGATGTGGAGCGACAACGACGGGCCGTACGAAGGCCGGCACTACCAGCTGGCCGAGACGATCTGCTCACCGCCGCCGATCAGTTCGCCCCGACCGCGGATCCTCGTCGGAGGCGGTGGCGAGCGCAAGACGCTCCGGCTCGTCGCTCGCTACGCGGATGCCTGCAACCTGTTCGCCGCGTCGCCAGACGAGGTCGCCGGCAAGCTCGCCGTGCTCGACCGGCACTGCGAAGCAGAAGGCCGCGAGCCCGCTGCCATCGAACGCACGCTCCTCGCCATGGGCAACCCACTCGATGACCCCGACGGGTTCGTGTCCACGATGGCCGACTACGCGCAGCTCGGCATCTCCACCGTCGAGGTCATTCCAAGAGGTGACCCCGTGGCCTTCACGACCGAGCTGATGGAGCGCGTCGCCCCCGCCCTCGCCGATCTAGGTCCGTGA
- a CDS encoding ABC transporter substrate-binding protein yields the protein MLTAGAVALTLFVASCGGDDGGTDSTDAPSTDAPSTDAPSTDAPSTDAPGGECAELTPVKLQLQWYIQAQFAGYLAAVDKGLYEAQCLEVEIVEGAVDIQPAQQLADGAVDFAVSWVPRALTVREAGGDVVNIAQVFQRSGTLQVSFVDKDITEPADFEGKNIGNWGFGNEYEVFAAITEAGLDPAADVTLVQQQFDMLALLDGDIDAAEAMTYNEYAQVLEAVNPDTGELYTADDFNVISYEEVGVGMLQDAIWADGAKLASDDAYRATAVKFVAASLQGWAYCRDNVQECADIVVAKGSQLGASHQLWQMNEVNKLIWPASGGVGFIEEEAWDRTVDIATNTKNLDGQTVLTKPVEGTAWTNDIITEAHAMLAELDVDLNGEGFEPIEVTLNEGGG from the coding sequence ATGCTCACCGCCGGCGCCGTCGCGCTGACGCTGTTCGTCGCTTCGTGCGGCGGCGACGACGGTGGTACCGACAGCACCGACGCTCCGAGCACAGACGCTCCGAGCACCGACGCGCCGAGCACCGACGCCCCGAGCACCGACGCCCCCGGCGGCGAGTGCGCGGAGCTGACGCCGGTGAAGCTCCAGCTCCAGTGGTACATCCAGGCGCAGTTCGCCGGCTACCTGGCCGCCGTCGACAAGGGTCTCTACGAGGCGCAGTGCCTCGAGGTCGAGATCGTCGAGGGCGCGGTCGACATCCAGCCGGCCCAGCAGCTCGCCGACGGTGCGGTCGACTTCGCCGTCTCCTGGGTGCCGCGCGCGCTCACCGTTCGTGAAGCGGGCGGCGACGTGGTGAACATCGCCCAGGTGTTCCAGCGCTCGGGCACCCTGCAGGTGTCCTTCGTCGACAAGGACATCACCGAACCCGCAGACTTCGAGGGCAAGAACATCGGCAACTGGGGCTTCGGTAACGAGTACGAGGTGTTCGCCGCGATCACCGAAGCCGGGCTCGACCCGGCCGCCGACGTCACCCTCGTGCAGCAGCAGTTCGACATGCTGGCCCTGCTCGACGGCGACATCGACGCCGCCGAGGCGATGACCTACAACGAGTACGCGCAGGTGCTCGAAGCCGTCAACCCCGACACCGGTGAGCTGTACACCGCCGACGACTTCAACGTGATCTCGTACGAAGAGGTCGGCGTCGGCATGCTGCAGGACGCGATCTGGGCCGACGGAGCCAAGCTGGCCTCCGACGACGCCTACCGGGCGACAGCGGTCAAGTTCGTCGCCGCCTCGCTCCAGGGCTGGGCGTACTGCCGCGACAACGTGCAGGAGTGCGCGGACATCGTCGTGGCCAAGGGCTCCCAGCTCGGCGCCAGCCATCAGCTGTGGCAGATGAACGAGGTCAACAAGCTCATCTGGCCCGCTTCCGGCGGGGTCGGCTTCATCGAGGAAGAGGCGTGGGACCGCACGGTCGACATCGCCACCAACACGAAGAACCTCGACGGTCAGACCGTGCTCACCAAGCCGGTCGAAGGCACGGCCTGGACCAACGACATCATCACTGAGGCCCACGCGATGCTCGCCGAGCTCGACGTCGACCTGAACGGTGAGGGTTTCGAACCGATCGAGGTCACCCTCAACGAAGGCGGTGGCTGA
- a CDS encoding ABC transporter permease subunit gives MNASFASTARRIWPPVVFGIGFVALWEAVVKVFDLKPYFLAPPSRIFDEFTDNLGNIWDAVKVSGTNAFIGLLIGTVLGVAMSFILSRFRVLNDVVTPLAIALNAIPIFVLVAVFNNMFAITSEVPRRLMVTLVVYFVVLVNVAKGLTQVSNTQLELMRSYAASDTEILRKVRVPNAVPYLFTALKIAAPLSVITAFVSEYFGGSQNGLGYAISSNTSTSKNALAWAYVLGACLLGLAFYLISIMLETAATPGGGSTRAEGRA, from the coding sequence GTGAACGCTTCGTTCGCCTCCACCGCCAGGCGCATCTGGCCGCCGGTGGTCTTCGGCATCGGCTTCGTGGCGCTGTGGGAGGCGGTGGTCAAGGTGTTCGACCTGAAGCCCTACTTCCTGGCGCCTCCCTCACGCATCTTCGACGAGTTCACCGACAACCTCGGCAACATCTGGGACGCGGTGAAGGTGTCGGGGACGAACGCATTCATCGGTCTCCTGATCGGCACGGTGCTCGGTGTGGCGATGAGCTTCATCCTCAGCCGGTTCCGCGTGCTGAACGACGTCGTCACCCCGCTCGCGATCGCGCTCAACGCCATCCCGATCTTCGTGTTGGTGGCGGTGTTCAACAACATGTTCGCGATCACCAGCGAGGTGCCGCGGCGGCTGATGGTCACCCTCGTCGTCTACTTCGTCGTGCTCGTGAACGTCGCGAAGGGGCTCACCCAGGTGAGCAACACCCAGCTCGAGCTGATGCGGTCGTACGCGGCGAGCGACACCGAGATCCTGCGCAAGGTCAGGGTGCCGAATGCGGTGCCGTACCTGTTCACGGCCCTGAAGATCGCCGCCCCGCTGTCGGTCATCACCGCGTTCGTCAGCGAGTACTTCGGCGGCTCGCAGAACGGGCTCGGCTATGCGATCTCGAGCAACACGTCGACTTCGAAGAACGCGCTCGCGTGGGCATACGTGCTAGGTGCATGTCTGCTCGGGCTGGCGTTCTACCTGATCTCCATCATGTTGGAGACTGCCGCCACCCCAGGTGGGGGCAGCACACGCGCCGAGGGCAGAGCGTGA
- a CDS encoding ABC transporter ATP-binding protein — translation MSAVELSQLCKVFNAGRPNAVDALRDVDLVIEPGEFVSLIGPSGCGKSTLLRLVANLTEPTAGHVLVNGKPARQARLDQDYGMAFQQSGLFDWRTVAKNIELPLELKGWDRAKRRARAIEMLQLVKLPEFADHMPWQLSGGMQQRVAIARALAAHPPLLLMDEPFGALDEMTREHMQAELLRICRATASTVVFVTHSIPEAVYLSTRVVVMSPRPGRISDVVTVDLGAERDLDTREDAGFFKKITEVREALRGIESAARARGVDDR, via the coding sequence ATGAGCGCGGTCGAGCTGAGCCAGCTCTGCAAGGTGTTCAACGCCGGACGACCGAATGCGGTCGACGCGCTGCGCGACGTCGACCTGGTGATCGAGCCGGGCGAGTTCGTGTCGCTGATCGGTCCCTCCGGGTGTGGGAAGTCGACGCTGCTGCGGCTGGTCGCGAACCTCACCGAGCCAACGGCAGGCCACGTGCTGGTGAACGGCAAGCCCGCCCGACAGGCACGTCTCGATCAGGACTACGGCATGGCGTTCCAGCAGTCCGGGCTCTTCGACTGGCGCACGGTGGCCAAGAACATCGAGCTCCCGCTCGAGTTGAAGGGCTGGGACAGGGCCAAGCGGCGTGCCCGGGCGATCGAGATGCTCCAGCTCGTGAAGCTGCCCGAGTTCGCCGACCACATGCCCTGGCAGCTGTCCGGCGGCATGCAGCAGCGCGTCGCCATCGCGCGGGCCCTCGCCGCGCACCCGCCGCTGTTGCTGATGGACGAGCCGTTCGGGGCGCTCGACGAGATGACGCGAGAGCACATGCAGGCCGAGTTGTTGCGCATCTGTCGGGCCACGGCAAGCACGGTCGTGTTCGTGACGCACAGCATCCCCGAGGCGGTGTACCTGTCGACGCGGGTGGTGGTGATGTCGCCCCGCCCGGGACGCATCTCCGACGTGGTCACCGTCGACCTCGGCGCGGAGCGCGACCTCGACACGCGCGAGGACGCCGGCTTCTTCAAGAAGATCACCGAGGTCCGTGAGGCGTTGCGCGGCATCGAATCCGCTGCCCGAGCGCGGGGGGTCGACGACAGGTGA
- a CDS encoding ABC transporter permease subunit, with translation MFALALGLVALGWELYKVLGPQDGGEILGWRILPRANDTAMPHVWEMVSRLADPERRGSERSILAVVLSGAWYSFRLAAVGLAIGIVVGLGLAVLMSRFRVVERGLLPYLVISQTVPLIALAPLVVSWGGKLQIGDWVWPRWLSASVLGAFLAFFPIAVGTLKGLSSAPQASLELMDSYAATWRQTLFKLRFPSAVPHLVPALKLAGSAAVVGVVVAEISTGLKGGIGRLIIEYSRQATSDPAKVYTAVFGAAVLGLVMAGLVAAFDAFMMRNRPQESVS, from the coding sequence ATGTTCGCCCTCGCCCTCGGCCTCGTCGCCCTTGGCTGGGAGCTGTACAAGGTGCTCGGCCCGCAAGACGGCGGCGAGATCCTCGGTTGGCGCATCCTTCCCCGCGCGAACGACACGGCGATGCCCCACGTGTGGGAGATGGTGTCACGCCTCGCCGACCCGGAGCGCCGTGGGTCGGAGCGCAGCATCCTCGCCGTCGTGCTGTCGGGCGCGTGGTATTCGTTCCGCCTCGCGGCCGTCGGTCTGGCGATCGGCATCGTCGTCGGCCTCGGGCTCGCAGTGTTGATGTCGCGCTTTCGCGTGGTCGAGCGCGGCCTGCTGCCGTACCTCGTCATCTCCCAGACGGTGCCGCTCATCGCGCTCGCCCCGCTCGTGGTCAGCTGGGGCGGCAAGCTGCAGATCGGCGACTGGGTGTGGCCCCGCTGGCTCTCCGCCTCGGTGCTCGGCGCGTTCCTCGCGTTCTTCCCGATCGCGGTCGGCACGCTGAAGGGGCTGTCCTCCGCGCCGCAGGCCTCGCTGGAGCTGATGGACAGCTACGCCGCCACGTGGCGCCAGACGCTGTTCAAGCTCCGCTTCCCCTCCGCCGTGCCTCATCTGGTCCCGGCGTTGAAGTTGGCGGGTTCGGCGGCGGTCGTCGGGGTGGTCGTGGCCGAGATCTCCACCGGGTTGAAAGGCGGCATCGGCCGACTGATCATCGAGTACTCACGTCAGGCGACGAGCGATCCGGCCAAGGTTTACACGGCCGTGTTCGGTGCCGCGGTGCTCGGCCTGGTGATGGCCGGGCTCGTCGCCGCGTTCGACGCGTTCATGATGCGCAACCGCCCGCAGGAGTCGGTTTCATGA
- a CDS encoding TIGR03842 family LLM class F420-dependent oxidoreductase — MDLGVVLQTTPPSARVVDLAKKADMYGFSHVWTFDSHILWQEPYVIYSQILAATRNVTVGPMVTNPATRDWTVTASVFATLNEMFGNRTVIGIGRGDSAVRVTNGSPTTLGTLREAVHVIRELANGHGVEYKGSTIRFPWAAQSRCEVWVAAYGPKALALTGEVGDGFILQLADPDIVAWTIDSVKKAAAGAGRDPESLTICVAAPAYVTDGSAAGLAHAREQCRWFGGMVGNHVADIVARYGDSGQVPKALTDYIAGRQGYDYNEHGQAGNVHAAFVPDEIVDRFCLLGPVEEQARRLLELKQLGVDQFAIYLQHDAKDETLHAYGEKVMPLIADHLLAKS, encoded by the coding sequence ATGGACCTCGGAGTCGTCCTGCAGACCACGCCGCCCAGCGCGCGGGTGGTCGATCTCGCCAAGAAGGCCGACATGTACGGCTTCTCGCACGTGTGGACCTTCGACAGCCACATCCTGTGGCAGGAGCCGTACGTCATCTACAGCCAGATCCTCGCCGCCACACGCAACGTGACGGTCGGCCCGATGGTCACCAACCCGGCCACCCGCGACTGGACGGTGACGGCCAGCGTCTTTGCCACGCTGAACGAGATGTTCGGCAACCGCACGGTGATCGGCATCGGCCGCGGCGACTCGGCGGTGAGGGTGACGAACGGCAGCCCGACCACACTCGGCACCCTGCGCGAGGCGGTGCACGTCATCCGTGAGCTCGCGAACGGGCATGGCGTCGAATACAAGGGCTCCACCATCCGCTTCCCCTGGGCCGCGCAGAGCCGGTGCGAGGTGTGGGTGGCCGCCTACGGCCCGAAGGCGCTCGCGCTCACCGGCGAGGTCGGCGACGGGTTCATCCTGCAGCTGGCCGACCCCGACATCGTCGCCTGGACGATCGATTCGGTGAAGAAGGCCGCCGCCGGTGCGGGGCGTGACCCCGAGTCGCTGACCATCTGCGTCGCTGCGCCCGCCTACGTCACCGACGGCTCCGCCGCCGGCCTCGCGCACGCCCGCGAGCAGTGCCGCTGGTTCGGCGGGATGGTCGGCAACCACGTCGCCGACATCGTCGCCCGCTACGGCGACTCGGGGCAGGTGCCCAAGGCGCTCACCGACTACATCGCCGGGCGCCAGGGCTACGACTACAACGAGCACGGCCAGGCCGGCAACGTCCACGCGGCCTTCGTGCCCGACGAGATCGTCGACCGGTTCTGCCTGCTCGGCCCCGTCGAGGAGCAGGCCCGGCGGCTGCTCGAGCTGAAGCAGCTCGGCGTCGACCAGTTCGCCATCTATCTGCAGCACGATGCCAAGGACGAGACCCTGCACGCGTACGGCGAAAAGGTGATGCCGCTCATCGCCGACCATCTGCTGGCGAAGTCGTGA
- a CDS encoding CoA-acylating methylmalonate-semialdehyde dehydrogenase yields MARISHWIDGRVVPGTSGRSGSVFNPATGEVQASVDFASDDEVDAAVQSAQSASPAWRSTSLTRRAEVMFHMRELVDANRKEIALALTKEHGKVLSDALGEVARGLENIEFACGIPNLLKGGYSEQVGTGVDVYQIRQPLGVVAGITPFNFPAMVPMWMFANALACGNTFVLKPSEKDPSASMLIADLLKQAGLPDGCFNVVHGDKVAVDRLLEHPDVAAISFVGSTPIARYIYETGTRNGKRVQALGGAKNHMLVLPDADLDMAADAAISAGYGSAGERCMAISVVLAMDSIADELVAKIAERIPSITVGPGSDVSSEMGPLITGEHRDKVAGYVAKAGDEGASVLIDGRDGAPGDGFFLRPSLIDHVRPGMACYDDEIFGPVLTVARVESYEQGLAMINDNPYGNGTAIFTRDGGAARRFQFDVEVGMVGVNVPIPVPVSFYSFGGWKASLFGDTHMYGPEGVNFYTRSKVVTSRWPDPSTSTIDLGFPQNR; encoded by the coding sequence ATGGCGCGCATCTCGCACTGGATCGACGGCCGGGTGGTGCCTGGCACGTCGGGTCGCAGCGGCTCGGTGTTCAACCCGGCGACGGGCGAGGTCCAAGCCAGCGTCGACTTCGCGTCCGACGACGAGGTCGACGCGGCGGTGCAGTCCGCGCAGTCGGCGTCACCGGCGTGGCGCTCGACCAGCCTCACCCGGCGCGCCGAGGTGATGTTCCACATGCGTGAGCTCGTCGACGCGAACCGCAAGGAGATCGCGCTGGCGCTCACCAAGGAGCACGGCAAGGTGCTCTCCGACGCACTCGGCGAGGTCGCCCGCGGGCTCGAGAACATCGAGTTCGCCTGCGGCATCCCCAACCTGCTGAAGGGCGGCTACAGCGAGCAGGTCGGCACCGGTGTCGACGTGTATCAGATCCGCCAGCCGCTCGGCGTCGTGGCCGGCATCACGCCGTTCAACTTCCCCGCGATGGTGCCGATGTGGATGTTCGCCAACGCTCTCGCGTGCGGCAACACGTTCGTGCTGAAGCCGAGCGAGAAGGACCCGTCGGCCTCGATGCTCATCGCCGACCTGTTGAAGCAGGCCGGTTTGCCCGACGGCTGCTTCAACGTGGTCCACGGCGACAAGGTGGCCGTCGACCGCCTGCTCGAGCACCCCGACGTCGCCGCGATCAGCTTCGTCGGCTCCACCCCGATCGCGCGCTACATCTACGAGACCGGCACCCGCAACGGCAAGCGGGTGCAGGCCCTCGGTGGGGCGAAGAACCACATGCTCGTGCTGCCCGACGCCGACCTCGACATGGCCGCCGACGCCGCGATCAGCGCCGGTTACGGTTCGGCGGGGGAGCGGTGCATGGCGATCTCGGTCGTGCTCGCGATGGACTCGATCGCCGACGAGCTGGTCGCCAAGATCGCCGAGCGGATCCCTTCGATCACCGTCGGACCCGGCTCCGACGTGTCCTCCGAGATGGGGCCGCTGATCACCGGGGAGCACCGTGACAAGGTCGCCGGATATGTCGCGAAGGCGGGCGACGAGGGTGCCTCGGTGCTCATCGACGGCCGCGACGGAGCGCCAGGGGACGGCTTCTTCCTGCGCCCGAGCCTGATCGACCACGTTCGCCCGGGCATGGCCTGCTACGACGACGAGATCTTCGGCCCGGTGCTCACCGTGGCCCGGGTCGAGTCCTACGAGCAGGGGCTGGCGATGATCAACGACAACCCGTACGGCAACGGCACGGCGATCTTCACCCGCGACGGCGGGGCGGCACGGCGGTTCCAGTTCGACGTCGAGGTCGGCATGGTCGGCGTCAACGTGCCGATCCCGGTCCCGGTCAGCTTCTACAGCTTCGGCGGGTGGAAGGCGAGCCTGTTCGGCGACACGCACATGTACGGCCCGGAGGGCGTCAACTTCTACACACGCTCCAAGGTGGTCACGTCGCGCTGGCCCGACCCGAGCACCAGCACCATCGACCTCGGCTTCCCCCAGAACCGCTGA